From a single Nicotiana tomentosiformis chromosome 2, ASM39032v3, whole genome shotgun sequence genomic region:
- the LOC104107080 gene encoding uncharacterized protein: protein MDCTLKISSSSVCLPKFSPISIFNRSTGLFFARPILRNTPNNVISQSPSPRAMQINGVGDAHKRISSLESLFCYDKSVPEERIEKPTGLSLAKKSIGDNPHCPGCEAKGAVLCTTCSGTGLYVDSIMESQGIIVKVRCLGCGGSGNIMCSDCGGRGHLALA, encoded by the exons ATGGATTGTACGTTAAAGATATCATCTTCCTCAGTTTGCCTGCCCAAATTTTCGCCAATTTCTATTTTCAACAGGAGCACAGGCTTGTTCTTTGCAAGACCCATTTTGAGAAATACCCCAAACAATGTTATTTCTCAATCTCCCTCACCAAGA GCAATGCAAATAAATGGTGTAGGTGATGCTCACAAACGAATAAGCAGTCTTGAATCTCTGTTTTGCTATGATAAATCTGTACCAGAGGAAAGAATTGAGAAGCCAACTGGATTGTCCTTGGCCAAGAAAAGTATTGGAGATAATCCTCATTGTCCCGGGTGTGAAGCTAAAGGTGCTGTCCTTTGCACCACCTGCTCCGGTACAGGCCTATATGTTGATTCTATAATGGAAAGTCAGGGGATAATTGTCAAAGTTAGATGCTTAG GTTGTGGGGGTTCTGGTAACATAATGTGTTCAGACTGTGGAGGACGAGGTCATCTTGCACTTGCTTGA